Proteins from a genomic interval of Desulfurobacterium sp. TC5-1:
- a CDS encoding Mur ligase family protein — MTDFETYFASKEFVWKIGLDRIKGALSTLSFSLPPSVIVAGTNGKGSTSTCIASILKEHGKKVGLFTSPHILRFNERFRLDLRQVDTETLNRAFREILPVVEKFSLTYFEAAFLLAVFLFKDCDFVVYEVGLGGRLDATNAISHDLAVITHIDFDHKDYLGDTIEKIAVEKLHVVKDRIPVVISDNLPVVFRLAEKFTDRIIAYGRDFSTLDVNVSLSGTEAFYRDEDSAFRFLVPLYGFHQAVNSATAVSAAKIILKEVLGEEFSVSKAVKGLSSVKLPGRFQIVREKPLLIVDVAHNPDAVKKFVETLKLLELKVDVLYSGLRDKDVKRVMSILEGYTKSRGRQLFVTEIDNERALSAEDIRKFSGSAAIVKDISTVLDRPIAVVGSFYLIGKLSNYLSDDSLFLF; from the coding sequence GTGACTGATTTTGAGACCTATTTTGCCAGTAAAGAGTTTGTCTGGAAAATCGGGCTTGACAGGATAAAGGGTGCTTTAAGCACCCTTTCTTTTTCTCTGCCTCCATCCGTTATTGTTGCCGGTACCAACGGCAAAGGTTCCACTTCCACTTGTATTGCTTCTATTTTGAAGGAGCACGGAAAAAAGGTGGGTCTTTTTACATCTCCACACATCTTAAGGTTCAACGAGAGATTTCGCTTGGATCTCAGACAGGTTGATACAGAGACTTTGAATAGGGCGTTTAGAGAAATTTTGCCTGTTGTTGAAAAATTCTCTCTGACTTACTTTGAGGCTGCTTTTTTGCTTGCTGTTTTTCTTTTTAAAGATTGTGATTTTGTCGTTTACGAGGTTGGACTTGGCGGAAGGCTTGATGCTACAAACGCCATTTCTCACGATTTAGCGGTTATCACCCACATTGATTTTGACCATAAAGATTACCTTGGTGATACGATAGAGAAGATAGCTGTTGAGAAGTTGCACGTTGTAAAGGATAGGATTCCTGTTGTTATTTCCGATAATCTGCCGGTTGTTTTCAGGCTTGCAGAAAAGTTTACGGATAGGATTATCGCTTATGGCAGGGATTTTTCCACTTTAGATGTTAATGTTTCTCTTTCAGGAACAGAGGCTTTTTACAGGGATGAGGATTCGGCATTTCGCTTTTTAGTTCCTCTTTACGGGTTTCATCAGGCTGTAAACAGTGCTACGGCCGTTTCAGCTGCAAAGATTATTTTAAAAGAAGTTCTTGGCGAAGAGTTTTCAGTTTCAAAAGCTGTGAAGGGATTGTCCAGCGTGAAGCTTCCGGGAAGATTTCAGATTGTAAGGGAAAAACCTCTTTTAATAGTGGATGTTGCCCATAATCCTGATGCCGTAAAGAAGTTTGTTGAAACTTTGAAGCTTCTCGAGCTAAAAGTGGATGTTCTTTATTCTGGTTTAAGGGATAAAGACGTGAAAAGGGTTATGTCAATTCTTGAAGGCTATACAAAATCGCGAGGAAGACAATTATTTGTTACAGAAATAGATAATGAAAGGGCACTTTCCGCTGAAGATATCAGAAAATTTTCAGGCTCTGCCGCTATTGTGAAGGATATTTCAACTGTTTTAGATAGACCGATTGCCGTCGTTGGATCCTTTTACCTTATTGGAAAACTTTCTAATTACCTCTCTGACGATTCTCTCTTCCTCTTTTGA
- the accD gene encoding acetyl-CoA carboxylase, carboxyltransferase subunit beta, protein MFRKLFKKGIDTGETKASAVPSGLWIKCNECKSLLFRGELEKNLMVCPKCGFHFPMEARERLFSLFDKGEYEELDTELEPKDILGFSDRKPYTERLASAQRKTGLKDAVVNAKGKIGEIDAYVTCFDFKFMGGSMGSVVGEKITRNIERAAEEGIPFICISSSGGARMQEGIISLMQMAKTSAALARLEERGVPYISVLTHPTMGGVSASFAFLGDVIIAEPGALIGFAGPRVIEQTIRQKLPKGFQKAEFLLEHGLIDMVVPREDLKDTIVHFLKLFTEKVVA, encoded by the coding sequence ATGTTTAGAAAGTTGTTTAAAAAAGGAATAGATACCGGGGAAACAAAAGCTTCAGCGGTTCCTTCCGGTTTATGGATAAAGTGTAACGAGTGTAAAAGCCTTCTGTTCAGAGGTGAGCTTGAAAAGAATTTAATGGTGTGTCCAAAGTGTGGCTTCCATTTTCCGATGGAAGCAAGAGAAAGACTCTTTTCCCTTTTTGATAAAGGGGAGTATGAGGAACTTGATACAGAGCTTGAGCCAAAAGATATTTTAGGGTTTAGTGACCGTAAACCGTACACTGAAAGACTTGCTTCTGCTCAGAGAAAAACGGGTTTAAAAGATGCTGTTGTGAATGCTAAAGGAAAAATTGGCGAAATAGATGCGTATGTTACCTGTTTTGATTTTAAGTTTATGGGTGGAAGTATGGGCTCGGTGGTCGGCGAGAAGATTACAAGAAACATAGAAAGGGCTGCAGAGGAAGGGATACCTTTCATCTGTATCTCTTCTTCAGGAGGAGCAAGGATGCAGGAGGGAATTATCTCCCTTATGCAGATGGCCAAAACATCAGCAGCCCTTGCTCGTCTTGAGGAAAGGGGGGTTCCTTACATCTCTGTTCTTACCCATCCTACGATGGGTGGTGTTTCTGCAAGCTTTGCCTTTTTAGGGGATGTGATTATTGCAGAGCCTGGGGCTCTTATAGGTTTCGCCGGCCCCCGGGTCATTGAACAAACGATAAGACAGAAACTTCCAAAAGGTTTTCAAAAGGCAGAGTTTCTCCTTGAACACGGATTGATAGACATGGTTGTTCCAAGGGAAGATTTAAAGGATACGATAGTCCATTTTCTTAAACTGTTTACAGAGAAGGTAGTTGCTTAG
- a CDS encoding metalloregulator ArsR/SmtB family transcription factor translates to MAKTGSKMLDDRRLEEGAECLKALASPVRLKILFKLKEKPMCVTDLEKELGISQSSLSQHLRTLRYKGIVDKKREGNKVYYTISSDAFIQLLNTLPDIICFKG, encoded by the coding sequence ATGGCTAAGACAGGTTCTAAAATGCTTGACGACAGGAGACTTGAAGAAGGAGCGGAATGTCTGAAAGCGCTGGCTTCTCCGGTAAGATTAAAGATTCTTTTTAAGTTAAAAGAAAAACCGATGTGTGTAACAGACCTTGAGAAAGAATTGGGAATTTCTCAGTCTTCTCTTTCGCAGCATCTCAGGACACTTCGCTATAAAGGGATAGTTGACAAAAAGAGAGAGGGGAATAAAGTTTATTACACCATTTCTTCAGACGCTTTTATTCAGCTTTTAAATACACTGCCTGACATCATTTGCTTTAAGGGATAA
- the cysQ gene encoding 3'(2'),5'-bisphosphate nucleotidase CysQ codes for MKDLLFTAITTALKSGEAILSVYERDFEVEEKADKSPLTEADRLSHRIIVSHLPDYPILSEEGKTVPYEKRSRWKRFWLIDPLDGTKEFIKRNGEFTVNIALIENGRPILGVVYAPVVKTLYYGAEKIGAFKVENGKFSFLEEITSPERFWNEIEKVAVRLPVESKREEVVVVASRSHRNPETEAFIKEMEERFGKIRTVSKGSSLKLCLVAEGEADVYPRLAPTMEWDTGAGQAVVEAAGGRVVNYETGKPLIYNKRDLLNPHFVVFRKDFIL; via the coding sequence ATGAAAGATTTACTCTTTACAGCAATAACGACAGCTTTAAAAAGCGGTGAAGCTATTCTTTCTGTCTATGAGAGAGATTTTGAGGTGGAAGAAAAGGCGGACAAATCACCTCTTACAGAAGCAGATAGGCTTTCTCACAGGATAATAGTTTCCCATCTTCCTGATTATCCTATACTTTCGGAAGAAGGAAAAACAGTTCCTTATGAAAAGAGGAGCAGGTGGAAGCGCTTCTGGCTTATAGATCCGCTTGATGGAACCAAAGAGTTTATTAAGAGGAATGGTGAATTTACGGTTAATATAGCTCTTATTGAGAATGGAAGGCCAATTTTAGGGGTTGTTTATGCACCTGTTGTAAAAACGCTTTACTATGGAGCGGAAAAGATAGGAGCTTTCAAGGTTGAAAATGGCAAATTTTCTTTTTTAGAAGAGATAACTTCTCCTGAAAGGTTCTGGAACGAAATAGAAAAGGTAGCGGTAAGGCTTCCTGTAGAGAGTAAGAGAGAGGAAGTGGTTGTTGTTGCTTCCCGTTCCCATAGAAATCCTGAAACAGAGGCTTTTATAAAAGAGATGGAAGAGAGGTTTGGCAAGATAAGAACGGTTTCTAAAGGAAGTTCTTTAAAGCTCTGTCTTGTGGCAGAGGGGGAAGCTGATGTTTATCCAAGGCTTGCACCTACAATGGAGTGGGACACCGGGGCTGGCCAGGCAGTTGTTGAAGCGGCAGGCGGACGGGTTGTTAATTATGAAACAGGTAAACCATTAATTTACAATAAAAGAGATTTATTGAACCCGCACTTTGTTGTTTTTAGAAAAGATTTTATTTTATGA
- a CDS encoding bifunctional diguanylate cyclase/phosphodiesterase — translation MTHEFKSGSSLAILDRTEFLEKVASLKDDNLALFIIDVDDFKLVNFSYGYRMGDAVISAVAKKVCSVVTRYCSSFIIGKVGSNSFAILVRGLDPVLGFRRIEEIYNKHFERLNFKIGRDFFSLTTSCGVAFYTRDQGNVCDLFKKAEEALYSAKRRGKNCIVFIDNESSNFDKMQEIRLKLVEAIEKRTVIPYFQPIVSLRTGRIYGYEVLARIFHGDEVLKGDYIIDIANTFNLIPEIDKIIFEKASVYLDNSYKLFFNLSMKYFFKELNNIWRVVKDRNLNSSNIVIEITESQKVMGMNVAQSIFQIFRDMNAKIAIDDFGSGYSSYSYLKKFPADILKIDGEFVKGAKRDIRDLTIMKSIVEVAKPFRLRVLAEFIEDEEDYTLMREIGVGLGQGWFIGKPQPEPYDVKIDI, via the coding sequence ATGACCCATGAATTTAAAAGTGGTTCCTCTTTGGCTATTCTTGATAGGACGGAGTTTTTAGAGAAGGTAGCATCTCTTAAAGACGATAACCTTGCTCTTTTCATCATTGATGTTGATGACTTTAAATTGGTCAATTTTTCATACGGTTACCGTATGGGAGATGCAGTAATTTCTGCCGTTGCTAAAAAGGTCTGTTCGGTTGTTACCCGGTACTGTTCTTCTTTCATTATTGGTAAGGTTGGTTCAAACAGTTTTGCCATTCTTGTTAGAGGTCTTGATCCGGTGCTCGGGTTTCGCAGAATAGAGGAGATATACAACAAGCATTTTGAGAGATTGAACTTTAAAATAGGAAGGGACTTTTTCTCTCTGACCACAAGTTGCGGTGTTGCGTTTTACACAAGAGATCAGGGGAATGTGTGTGATCTCTTTAAAAAGGCCGAGGAGGCACTTTACAGTGCAAAGAGGAGGGGAAAAAACTGTATTGTTTTTATAGATAACGAATCGAGCAATTTTGATAAGATGCAGGAAATACGTCTTAAGCTTGTTGAGGCTATAGAAAAGCGGACAGTGATTCCTTACTTTCAACCTATAGTGAGTCTCAGAACAGGGAGAATTTACGGTTATGAGGTTTTAGCCAGAATATTTCACGGTGACGAAGTTTTAAAAGGAGATTATATTATTGATATTGCAAACACGTTTAATCTAATTCCTGAAATAGATAAGATCATTTTTGAAAAGGCCTCTGTTTATCTTGATAATAGTTATAAGCTTTTCTTCAATCTTTCTATGAAATACTTTTTTAAGGAACTCAATAATATATGGAGGGTTGTGAAAGATAGGAATCTAAACTCTTCCAATATTGTCATTGAGATTACGGAGTCGCAGAAAGTTATGGGGATGAACGTTGCTCAGAGTATCTTTCAGATTTTTAGAGATATGAATGCAAAGATAGCTATTGACGATTTTGGTTCAGGTTACTCCTCATACAGTTACCTTAAAAAGTTTCCTGCAGACATTCTTAAGATAGACGGAGAATTCGTTAAAGGAGCGAAGAGAGATATAAGGGACCTGACGATTATGAAATCGATAGTTGAGGTTGCCAAGCCTTTTAGACTGAGGGTTTTAGCTGAGTTTATAGAGGACGAAGAGGATTACACACTTATGAGAGAAATCGGTGTTGGTCTTGGTCAGGGATGGTTCATAGGTAAACCGCAGCCTGAACCGTATGATGTAAAAATAGATATATAG
- the trpB gene encoding tryptophan synthase subunit beta, whose protein sequence is MYKFPDKFGRFGIFGGKFVPETLMAALSELEESYYYYKNDKAFQEEFNALLKDYVGRPTPLQFARGLSEYIGGGVRIYLKREDLNHTGAHKINNALGQALLAKKMGKKRIIAETGAGQHGVATATACAFLGLECVVYMGEEDVHRQALNVFRMELLGAKVEVVKSGSRTLKDAVNEAIRDWVTNVRTTHYIIGSVVGPHPYPEMVRDFQAVIGREAKEQILEKEGRLPDMIVACVGGGSNAMGIFYPFVEDEEVELIGVEAGGYGLDTGKHAASICRGSLGVLHGAKSYLLQTEDGQVLPTHSVSAGLDYPGVGPEHALLHHIGRAKYDAVTDEEAIRAFQILSKTEGIIPALESSHAVAWLIKNRSKLKNKVVIMNLSGRGDKDVNQIGEILSEREDLKL, encoded by the coding sequence ACTTTCTGAACTTGAAGAGAGCTACTACTACTATAAGAATGATAAGGCGTTTCAGGAAGAGTTTAATGCGCTTTTAAAAGATTACGTTGGAAGGCCTACACCTCTTCAATTTGCGAGAGGTTTGTCTGAGTACATCGGTGGCGGTGTCAGGATATACCTTAAAAGGGAGGACTTAAACCACACCGGAGCTCATAAGATAAACAATGCTCTTGGACAGGCTCTTCTTGCGAAAAAGATGGGAAAAAAGAGGATTATCGCTGAAACCGGCGCCGGTCAGCACGGTGTTGCAACGGCAACGGCCTGTGCATTTTTAGGGCTTGAATGTGTTGTTTATATGGGTGAAGAGGATGTTCACCGTCAGGCACTGAATGTGTTCAGGATGGAACTTTTAGGCGCGAAAGTTGAGGTTGTTAAGTCAGGAAGCAGAACACTGAAGGATGCAGTAAATGAGGCGATTCGCGATTGGGTTACAAACGTTAGAACAACCCACTACATAATAGGTTCCGTTGTAGGTCCACATCCTTATCCGGAAATGGTTAGAGATTTTCAGGCTGTTATCGGAAGGGAAGCGAAGGAACAGATACTTGAAAAAGAGGGAAGGCTCCCAGATATGATTGTTGCCTGTGTTGGCGGTGGGAGTAATGCTATGGGAATCTTCTATCCGTTTGTTGAGGATGAAGAGGTTGAACTCATAGGTGTTGAGGCAGGTGGCTACGGCCTTGATACCGGCAAGCATGCAGCCAGCATATGCAGAGGTTCTCTTGGCGTTCTTCACGGTGCCAAATCCTACCTTCTTCAGACCGAAGATGGACAGGTTTTACCGACACATTCTGTATCTGCGGGTCTTGACTATCCGGGTGTTGGCCCTGAACACGCTCTGCTTCACCATATTGGCCGTGCAAAATACGATGCGGTTACGGATGAGGAGGCGATAAGGGCGTTTCAAATTCTTTCAAAAACAGAGGGTATTATTCCGGCACTTGAGAGTTCTCATGCTGTGGCATGGCTTATTAAAAATAGATCAAAATTGAAAAATAAAGTTGTTATAATGAATCTATCGGGCCGTGGTGATAAAGATGTAAACCAGATAGGAGAAATACTTTCGGAAAGGGAAGATTTGAAGTTATGA